A window of Citrus sinensis cultivar Valencia sweet orange chromosome 7, DVS_A1.0, whole genome shotgun sequence contains these coding sequences:
- the LOC127903778 gene encoding uncharacterized protein LOC127903778: MSSIQGEDNTSRKSSTEAEKSELARQILLSFIVKSVQHNMDAPSHSSGYEKKIGYSENSSDAIANDSAIIKILYGNEKGKTNLASQSNDQEQQKPKDENQKSGDGEGFIVVRKRRRNRQQITNGVTEMYNHQSICASVR, from the coding sequence ATGTCCAGTATTCAAGGCGAGGATAATACCTCAAGAAAGAGCAGTACAGAGGCGGAGAAGTCAGAGCTGGCAAGACAGATACTACTTAGCTTCATTGTAAAGTCAGTCCAGCATAATATGGATGCTCCAAGTCATTCTTCAGGCTACGAAAAGAAGATTGGGtattcagaaaattcttcagATGCAATTGCAAATGATAGTGCTATCATAAAGATTCTTTATGGAAATGAAAAGGGCAAAACAAACTTGGCATCTCAGTCCAATGATCAAGAACAGCAAAAACCCAAAGatgaaaaccaaaaaagtGGGGATGGTGAAGGATTTATAGTTGTCAGAAAACGGAGAAGAAACCGACAGCAGATCACAAATGGGGTAACTGAGATGTACAATCATCAATCCATCTGTGCTTCTGTTCGTTAA